From Taeniopygia guttata chromosome 21, bTaeGut7.mat, whole genome shotgun sequence, one genomic window encodes:
- the LOC140680419 gene encoding espin-like protein: MQGSHTPGMPHTAAVARGACGTASGAPLPSFPPQPGNRSPPLYRRGSPARGGLPGPAGQPMREEDMQHLERQLGSLRVMHEAQLGQPLPGGPEEELLPLVPLSAPPAPQRFALAHEDAPAPRGREGTGPGGAAGSPGAQHDARREILGCGVSVRSLKANYEGPGAPPAPPPRVTKCKRVQPPGSTRRPILEEEYGDGALRRSRPALPEPSRPHERTKGCKERAVFLFLEHWKKRALAAVPGEERPRRPGRRRPAAGRLLARWRSVARRVPGRQIRRLSRATVLYWPQHFLPHVGSSPMPHDSLPLDLFMLGYFQLLEMPLSPEERRFRHLLCYEMFDRLGSHSWHRVRRFHRTVLEQVEAGHRHWLDGFEDLVQEFFGDDPVAVVESLPEPPAMAPEGQGAAVPVPELGEFSEEDVCRFIDRSFSFWKEKEAEMFDT, translated from the coding sequence ATGCAGGGGAGTCATACCCCGGGGATGCCACACACGGCGGCAGTGGCACGAGGTGCGTGCGGCACGGCCTCAGGAGCCCCTTTGCCCTCTTTCCCGCCGCAGCCTGGGAACCGCTCGCCGCCCCTTTACCGGCGCGGGTCACCTGCCCGCGGGGGCTTACCGGGACCCGCCGGGCAGCCGATGCGGGAGGAGGACATGCAGCACCTGGAGAGGCAGCTGGGGAGCCTGCGGGTGATGCACGAGGCGCAGCTGGGGCAGCCGCTTCCAGGGGGGCcggaggaggagctgctgccactcGTGCCGCTCTCtgcccccccagcaccccagcGCTTCGCCCTCGCCCACGAGGACGCGCCTGCCCCGAGGGGCCGGGAGGGCACCGGGCCGGGGGGAGCAGCGGGCAGCCCCGGTGCCCAGCACGACGCCCGGCGTGAGATCCTGGGCTGCGGTGTCTCTGTCCGCAGCCTCAAGGCCAACTACGAGGGGCCAGGGGCACCCCCTGCACCTCCCCCCAGGGTCACTAAGTGCAAAAGGGTGCAGCCCCCTGGTAGCACCCGCCGGCCCATTCTGGAGGAGGAATATGGGGACGGGGCGCTGCGGAGGAGCAGGCCAGCGCTGCCAGAGCCGAGCAGGCCGCATGAACGCACCAAGGGCTGCAAGGAGCGCGCCGTCTTCCTCTTCCTGGAGCACTGGAAGAAGCGGGCACTGGCGGCAGTGCCTGGGGAGGAGCGGCCACGGCggccggggaggcggcggccggCAGCGGGGCGGCTGTTGGCCCGCTGGAGGAGTGTTGCCCGCCGGGTCCCAGGGCGGCAGATCCGGCGGCTGAGCCGCGCCACAGTGCTCTACTGGCCCCAACACTTCCTGCCCCACGTCGGCAGCTCGCCCATGCCCCACGACAGCCTCCCGCTCGACCTCTTCATGCTGGGCTacttccagctgctggagatgCCCCTCAGCCCTGAGGAGCGGCGCTTCCGCCACCTCCTCTGCTACGAGATGTTTGACCGcctgggcagccacagctggcacCGCGTCCGCCGCTTCCACCGCACCGTGCTGGAGCAGGTCGAGGCTGGCCACCGCCACTGGCTTGACGGCTTTGAGGACCTCGTGCAGGAGTTTTTTGGAGATGACCCTGTGGCAGTGGTAGAGAGCCTGCCAGAGCCCCCCGCCATGGCCCCGGAAGGGCAGGGGGCAGCAGTGCCAGTACCAGAGCTGGGAGAGTTCAGCGAGGAGGACGTCTGCCGCTTCATTGACCGCAGCTTCTCCTtctggaaggagaaggaggcagaGATGTTCGACACCTGA